Within the Plectropomus leopardus isolate mb chromosome 15, YSFRI_Pleo_2.0, whole genome shotgun sequence genome, the region CTTTAAATCATCTGGTTTTGAAGAGACATCTTCCTGATCTGTTACTATTGTCGCTGCagcttctttctcctcttttgtgttttcagcaactttttgatgttgctcattttcttccaCATCGCAGCTCTCGCTTAATATAACTTTGCTTTGGGTATTTTTATCAATGCTGTTCTCACCTTCATTGTCAACTACTTCTGtctcctctttatttttttgaccgTCCACCTCACCAGAACTCCCATCATCACCTCCATTTACTACATTTCCTGCTGATGCTACTTGATTCTGCTCACTGTCAGAAACCTGCTCACCGTCTTTCTCTCGACTGTCTTTATTATCGTTCTCTTCCTCACTGCtccctttgtctctttttgtacACTCCTGTTCATCTTTTTCCACCTCCGTCTCCTCCGATCCTGTCTCCTCAAATTCTGACATCTCAATTTCCCTCGTGGTCTCCGTTATAATCTCCTCGACAAACTTATACTGCGGCTCGGCTCGTCTGTGGGGGCCTCCCGGTCGGCTGAGGCAAGGAAGGGTGTAAACAGGGGACTGGTGGTAGATGTAGGGCAGGGAGATTTGGGTTTCAGACATGGTGGATAGTCGGGCCTCCTCACCGCAGAGGAGTTTCCTGCAAAATAGTCGATAAAGATTATAAATGGCAATGACCAATGTACAGCAGTGATTCTAAATTTATTTCAGTCCTCATTAATGCTAAACACTTGAGACAGGTGCAAAAACTATGGTGTTGGCCTTGtaatataaatgaaatttatAGACTTCTTGTGTCTTTAAATAAGATTTGTTGAgttctttgcctttttaatgTACAATGACCGTAATATTGATGCTTCTCTGATTACCATAGTGCAAATTATGTAAAATTTaggtttttattcatcttttcatGCCCAAAACGCTTGCCTTGGTGAATCCAATGACAGTTGTCATCAGTTGCGCACCCAAGGGAGGACCAAGGGTGGCCAGGGGGGGCTATGGCCTTCCCAGGTAGCGATATCTTTTGAAAGTACAGGCATTAGTCTAtatgcacatcagataattgGTAGAGCTGCCCAACTGACATAGTTATGAGTTGCGCACATCCCTAATAATTACTAAAATTAACTGTAAACTAAGAAACCAAAGTTTATCAAAGTGGCTTAACTTTAACTGACACAGTTTTCAACCAGTCTATAGACTACTAAAACAGCAAAAccaaattcctgaaattcagttatgacATTAGGTTTGATGTGCCACCCCAAtattttcagtggccccatgTGGCCACCCCTATGAACATCTCTGGAAAGTCACTGGCTGTCACCTGAACTGTTTTACTTTAAACCCTGCACGTGCATTCAACACACCTTACCTGTAAGACATTATCTCCACATCCAAAGCCATCTTCACATTTAACAGGTCCTGGTATTCCCGCAGATAAccagacatgtcaaatttgcaATTTATAAGCTCATTTTCAAGTTCTTTGATCGTGTTctgaagaaagagaggagaaaacgTGTTTTACTGGACACCATGTGAACACTGGACAAGGCTAATGCACTTACCAAAACAAATTGCCTTACCTGATAATGAATCACTTCTTCCTTGTGGCGATCCTCGACGTCATGAAGTTGCCTCTCCAGCGCTTCCCTGGTGCCTTTAGCGCAGTCCAGCTCGATGTTCTTGGCCTGCAGGCGCCTCCTGACCTCCTGAATCTCCTGCTGGGTCGCCTTTAACGCCTCTCTCTTGCTCTCGGCTGCCTCCGTTAATCTTGCAAACTGAGATCGGAAAGTTTCTCCCATCACCTGCACGTCTGACACCGTATGACCTTCCAGTTGCGCCCTTATGTCCCGGAGTGCCGCAGTGACGCCGGGGTTGCCAAAATCATGCGCCTTTACAGTCACCTGCGCACCCTGGATTTGTTCAAACATCTCTGACACCTCTGCCTCATGGTTTCTCTTCAGGAAGTGGATTTCATCCACGAGAGCCTGGGCTTTCTTGTCCAGCTGCAGTTTCGCCTGATACGCGTCATTAATGTCCCTCTTGAGGACCACAATCTTGCTTTCTGCATCCGATCTGCTCCTCGCCTCCTGCTCATGTTGTCTCCTCAGCTTGGACAGCTCTTCCTCTAAATTCTGATGCTCGATTTCAATCTGATGCTTCTGATGAGTGATGTCCTGAACCAGCTGCCTCAGCTTCCTCAGCTCAGGTCCATACTCGTCCTCCAAACAAGATGCGGGCTTCGCTTTCCCTCTGATCTCCCCTATCTCTCTCTCCAGCAGCTGGTTCTGGTACTCCAGATGGTGCACCTTCTCGATGAATCCTGCAAGACGATCGTTCAAGCCGTGCATCACTTCTTTCTCAGTGAACTTCTCAGATAACGGCTTGGTCAAATTCATGCCCGTGGACGCGACGCCGGTGTCTAATGCGGACCGTTTTGGCTTGTACTGTAGATACTCATCTTGAGTGAGTGTGTGCGGGAAGACGGATCTGTGGTCCATGCTGTGAGTCAGGCTGCGGTGGTGGATGTCCGGTGCAGAGACGCTTCTCGCGGGCTCTTTATAACCGTCGCCATCTGCTCGCGCTGCAGAACAGAGCTGTCCGCGGTGCTGAAAAGGTGAAGCATCAGCTGATGCTGTGAGCTTACACTACGGTTTGTCGCAGACAGCAGTGACGTGGGTGAACTGACTGTAGATGGAGGTCCCAAAACAATAAACCCTCTgtgcatgtttttcatgttattattaattattgtcATCATTATTACCATTGAGCGTGTAAGGGCGTTTAATATGTTGTTGAAGTTCGTCATTAATACCAGTCCACGGTGTTTTATAACCTACCTTTACTGATTTTACCAGATGACGTCATTTAAACGCCACATGCCAGTTATTTACAGGCACTTCTTACGACCGAGTTAGgcagatttaaccctttgaaacgtgagaaATTTgggaaaacatgggaagaaggcattgagcaacaaaagaagaaatcaccaaaataattgcaagaaatta harbors:
- the LOC121954925 gene encoding neurofilament light polypeptide; this encodes MDHRSVFPHTLTQDEYLQYKPKRSALDTGVASTGMNLTKPLSEKFTEKEVMHGLNDRLAGFIEKVHHLEYQNQLLEREIGEIRGKAKPASCLEDEYGPELRKLRQLVQDITHQKHQIEIEHQNLEEELSKLRRQHEQEARSRSDAESKIVVLKRDINDAYQAKLQLDKKAQALVDEIHFLKRNHEAEVSEMFEQIQGAQVTVKAHDFGNPGVTAALRDIRAQLEGHTVSDVQVMGETFRSQFARLTEAAESKREALKATQQEIQEVRRRLQAKNIELDCAKGTREALERQLHDVEDRHKEEVIHYQNTIKELENELINCKFDMSGYLREYQDLLNVKMALDVEIMSYRKLLCGEEARLSTMSETQISLPYIYHQSPVYTLPCLSRPGGPHRRAEPQYKFVEEIITETTREIEMSEFEETGSEETEVEKDEQECTKRDKGSSEEENDNKDSREKDGEQVSDSEQNQVASAGNVVNGGDDGSSGEVDGQKNKEETEVVDNEGENSIDKNTQSKVILSESCDVEENEQHQKVAENTKEEKEAAATIVTDQEDVSSKPDDLKPEVPVEDEPMKKSDEGKKGDTEKDSFISAQAKMPVDKTLAKVSKESDKTQKPSNVQVQDEVPTSETAEKTADFTAETKSTPSVETEQLSEIPELSSSTTPKSEGKENSQTELKEISKSEAAPGEDKVAKGSQDSSNKGQDKESSLKSDVKSLPEVEDQKPNSVDETQTVQTVLPREKTTVSAEIKEVHQVPEGSQVQKSKLSEDSEKIKEPQGKTESVESKKSEK